A window of the Cystobacter fuscus genome harbors these coding sequences:
- a CDS encoding thiol-disulfide oxidoreductase DCC family protein, which yields MSTSKHLLFFDGVCVLCNHTVHFIHARDRQDVFLFAQLQGALARELLARHGKDAAALDGVYLLADRGSSNERLLWKYAAVRFVLRQLGGVWKGLSVLMGVLPARVGDFFYELVARNRYQLVGKYEQCALPPPELRRKFVADGE from the coding sequence GTGAGCACCTCGAAGCACCTGCTGTTCTTCGACGGCGTCTGCGTGCTGTGCAACCACACGGTCCACTTCATCCACGCGCGCGACCGCCAGGACGTCTTCCTCTTCGCCCAGCTCCAGGGAGCGCTCGCCCGGGAACTCCTCGCCCGCCATGGCAAGGACGCGGCCGCCCTGGATGGCGTGTACCTCCTGGCCGACCGGGGCTCCTCGAACGAACGGCTCCTCTGGAAATATGCCGCCGTGCGGTTCGTGTTGCGTCAACTCGGTGGCGTGTGGAAGGGGCTGTCCGTGCTCATGGGCGTGCTCCCCGCGCGCGTGGGCGACTTCTTCTATGAGCTGGTAGCGCGCAACCGCTACCAGCTCGTCGGCAAGTACGAACAATGCGCGCTCCCTCCCCCGGAACTCCGGCGCAAATTCGTGGCCGACGGGGAGTAG
- a CDS encoding HAMP domain-containing protein — protein sequence MNPRTRSSARPQTGKKKVRKASPAARQARARPRRSASARALDDLLDSLRAVTAGDFSVRLTPEAQPRSMEELAHAFNALVAMNQRMQDELVRVERVVGREGQMAERASLGHVSGGWASSLGSINSLIADLVQPTTEVARVLDAVARGDLTQKMALDLPGQPVKGEFLRIGTTVNAMVDQLSSFAAEVTRVAREVGTEGKLGGQARVPGVAGTWKDLTDSVNQLANNLTAQVRNIAEVTTSVARGDLSRKITVDARGEVLELKNTVNTMVDQLRSFAGEVTRVAKEVGTEGKLGGQADVPGVSGVWKDLTDNVNLMATNLTTQVRGIVKVVTAVANGDLSQRLVVDAKGEVAALADTLNSMTKTLGIFADQVTSVAKTVGVEGKLGAQADVPGVAGTWKDLTDNVNLLANNLTAQVRNIAEVSTAVARGDLSKKITVDARGEVLELKNTINTMVEQLRSFAGEVTRVAREVGTEGKLGGQADVPGVSGTWKGLTDNVNFMASNLTSQVRNIALVTTAVANGDLSRKITVDVKGEILELKDTINTMVDQLRSFAAEVTRVAKEVGTEGKLGGQAEVQGVSGVWEDLTDSVNSMASNLTNQVRNIAKVTTAVAMGDLSKKITVDAKGEILELKDTINTMVDQLNAFASEVTRVAREVGTEGKLGGQARVPGVAGTWKDLTDNVNLMARNLTTQVRGIVRVVTAVANGDLTQKLVVDAKGEVAALADTINSMTDTLGIFAQQVSSVAREVGIEGKLGGQAKVPGARGAWRQLTDNVNQLAGNLTTQVRAISEVATAVTKGDLTRSISVDAQGEVAALKDNINQMIVNLKETTQKNTEQDWLKTNLAKFSGMMQGQKNLEAVSQLIMSELTPLVSAHHGAFFLMDTEDGVPVAKLTSSYAYRERKTVANRFRLGESLVGQCALEKKTLLLTHVPADYIRITSGLGEASPLNIIVLPVLFEGAVKAVIELASFHPFSTIHQIFLDQLTESIGVVLNMIIANMRTEELLRQSQSLANELQSQSRELTQQQQELKRSNSALEAQALELEEKAKLLVQQNIKVEEKNREVEQARSSLEEKAEQLSLISKYKSEFLANMSHELRTPLNSMLVLAKLLADNTEGLLNAKQVEYAETIYSSGGDLLSLINEILDLSKVEAGKMQVEPRDAAVVELVDFARRTFGPVAEQKDLGFITEVYPDVAATVFTDPKRLQQILKNLLSNAFKFTSTGQVTLRIRGADAEDRFSAPELVDAEQVLAFSVIDTGIGIPEDKQKLIFEAFQQADGTTSRKYGGTGLGLSISRELARLLGGEIRVKSARGEGSTFTLYLPRSYNGLERGAEAPAEADVGYLPMLRELLPRGEVHDLPASSVTWVDDRNEVGPEDRVMLVAVADGDFARGLVDIAHQEGLKALVAPRGDVALSLAQRLKPSAIVLQLDLPILDGWSVLDRLKRDPRTRSIPVQVVSVDRLRGGSCVGCFVYLDRPFSPEALRGAFSHLVLPADGGPRKLGLVDPRSELSECVRQLSASGESLDMTVLEPSAVVEALDRGAVNVVALDLSSPGGRGLKLLVELVRRPGRLPPVLLYSGAQLPPDDERRLRRSAESVLLESFARSPEGMLAEMGRFMRRVGEQSRAIADARETRRRLLADREVLLVDDDARNIFALTSVLENHGMRVTFAQDGRAAMELLEKNPGLDVVLLDVMMPEMDGYQAMRAIRADPRWASLPVIAITARALKDDREKCLEAGASDYLSKPVDVDRLLELLCRWVSPRGGN from the coding sequence TTGAATCCTCGGACCCGTTCCTCCGCTCGCCCACAGACCGGAAAGAAGAAGGTGCGCAAGGCCAGTCCCGCCGCGCGCCAGGCCCGGGCCCGTCCCCGTCGGAGCGCCTCCGCCCGGGCCCTGGACGACCTGCTCGATTCCCTGCGTGCCGTCACCGCCGGGGACTTCTCCGTGCGCCTCACCCCCGAGGCCCAGCCCCGCTCGATGGAGGAACTCGCCCACGCCTTCAATGCCCTGGTGGCCATGAACCAGCGCATGCAGGACGAGCTCGTCCGCGTGGAGCGCGTGGTGGGCCGCGAGGGCCAGATGGCCGAGCGCGCCTCGCTCGGCCACGTGAGTGGTGGCTGGGCCTCGAGCCTCGGCTCCATCAACTCGCTCATCGCGGACCTCGTGCAGCCCACCACCGAGGTGGCGAGGGTGCTCGACGCGGTGGCCCGGGGAGATCTCACGCAGAAGATGGCGCTGGACCTGCCGGGCCAGCCCGTGAAGGGCGAGTTCCTGCGCATCGGCACCACGGTGAACGCCATGGTGGATCAGCTCAGCTCCTTCGCCGCCGAGGTGACGCGCGTGGCGCGCGAGGTGGGCACCGAGGGCAAGCTGGGCGGACAGGCCCGCGTGCCCGGAGTCGCGGGCACGTGGAAGGACCTCACCGACAGCGTGAACCAGCTCGCCAACAACCTCACCGCCCAGGTGCGCAACATCGCCGAGGTGACCACGTCGGTGGCGCGGGGTGACCTCTCGCGGAAGATCACCGTGGACGCGCGCGGCGAGGTGCTCGAGCTCAAGAACACCGTCAACACCATGGTGGACCAGCTGCGCTCCTTCGCCGGCGAGGTGACGCGCGTCGCCAAGGAAGTGGGCACCGAGGGCAAGCTGGGCGGACAGGCCGACGTGCCCGGCGTGTCCGGCGTGTGGAAGGACCTCACGGACAACGTGAACCTGATGGCCACCAACCTCACCACCCAGGTGCGCGGTATCGTGAAGGTGGTGACGGCGGTGGCCAATGGCGACCTGTCCCAGCGCCTCGTGGTGGACGCCAAGGGCGAGGTGGCGGCGCTCGCCGACACGCTCAACAGCATGACGAAGACGCTGGGCATCTTCGCCGACCAGGTGACGAGCGTCGCCAAGACGGTGGGCGTGGAGGGCAAGCTGGGCGCCCAGGCCGACGTCCCGGGGGTCGCGGGCACGTGGAAGGACCTCACGGACAACGTGAACCTGCTGGCCAACAACCTCACCGCCCAGGTGCGCAACATCGCCGAGGTGAGCACCGCCGTCGCCCGGGGCGACCTGTCCAAGAAGATCACCGTGGACGCGCGCGGCGAGGTGCTCGAGCTCAAGAACACCATCAACACCATGGTGGAGCAGCTGCGCTCCTTCGCCGGCGAGGTGACGCGCGTGGCGCGCGAGGTGGGCACCGAGGGCAAGCTGGGCGGCCAGGCCGACGTGCCCGGCGTGTCCGGCACGTGGAAGGGCCTCACGGACAACGTGAACTTCATGGCCAGCAACCTCACCAGCCAGGTGCGCAACATCGCGCTGGTGACCACGGCGGTGGCCAATGGAGATCTCTCGCGGAAGATCACCGTGGACGTGAAGGGGGAGATCCTCGAGCTCAAGGACACCATCAACACGATGGTGGACCAGCTGCGCTCCTTCGCCGCCGAGGTGACGCGTGTCGCGAAGGAAGTGGGCACCGAGGGCAAGCTCGGGGGCCAGGCCGAGGTGCAGGGCGTGTCCGGCGTGTGGGAGGACCTGACGGACAGCGTGAACTCGATGGCGTCCAACCTGACCAACCAGGTGCGCAACATCGCCAAGGTGACCACCGCCGTGGCCATGGGCGACCTGAGCAAGAAGATCACCGTCGACGCCAAGGGGGAGATCCTCGAGCTCAAGGACACCATCAACACGATGGTGGATCAGCTCAACGCGTTCGCCTCGGAGGTGACACGCGTGGCGCGCGAGGTGGGCACCGAGGGCAAGCTGGGTGGACAGGCGCGGGTGCCCGGGGTCGCGGGCACGTGGAAGGATCTCACGGACAACGTGAACCTCATGGCGCGCAACCTCACCACCCAGGTGCGCGGCATCGTGCGCGTGGTGACGGCCGTGGCCAACGGAGACCTCACCCAGAAGCTGGTGGTGGACGCCAAGGGCGAGGTGGCGGCGCTCGCGGACACCATCAACAGCATGACGGACACGCTCGGCATCTTCGCCCAGCAGGTGTCCAGCGTGGCGCGCGAGGTGGGCATCGAGGGCAAGCTCGGCGGACAGGCCAAGGTGCCCGGGGCGCGCGGGGCGTGGCGGCAGCTCACCGACAACGTGAACCAGCTCGCCGGCAACCTGACGACCCAGGTGCGCGCCATCTCCGAGGTGGCCACCGCCGTGACCAAGGGCGACCTCACGCGCTCCATCTCGGTGGATGCCCAGGGCGAGGTGGCCGCCCTGAAGGACAACATCAACCAGATGATCGTCAACCTCAAGGAGACGACCCAGAAGAACACCGAGCAGGACTGGCTCAAGACGAACCTCGCCAAGTTCTCCGGCATGATGCAGGGCCAGAAGAACCTGGAGGCCGTCTCCCAGCTCATCATGTCCGAGCTCACGCCCCTGGTCTCCGCCCACCACGGCGCCTTCTTCCTCATGGACACCGAGGACGGCGTGCCCGTGGCCAAGCTCACCTCCAGCTACGCCTACCGCGAGCGCAAGACGGTGGCCAACCGCTTCCGGCTCGGCGAGAGCCTCGTGGGCCAGTGCGCCCTGGAGAAGAAGACGCTCCTGCTCACGCACGTGCCCGCCGACTACATCCGCATCACCTCGGGCCTGGGCGAGGCCTCGCCGCTCAACATCATCGTCCTGCCCGTGCTCTTCGAGGGCGCGGTGAAGGCCGTCATCGAGCTGGCCTCCTTCCACCCCTTCAGCACCATCCATCAGATCTTCCTGGACCAGCTCACCGAGAGCATCGGCGTGGTGCTCAACATGATCATCGCCAACATGCGCACCGAGGAGCTGCTGCGCCAATCGCAGAGCCTCGCCAACGAGCTGCAGAGCCAGTCGCGCGAGCTCACCCAGCAGCAGCAGGAGCTCAAGCGCTCCAACTCGGCACTGGAGGCGCAGGCGCTCGAGCTGGAGGAGAAGGCCAAGCTGCTCGTGCAGCAGAACATCAAGGTGGAGGAGAAGAACCGCGAGGTGGAGCAGGCGCGCTCCTCGCTCGAGGAGAAGGCCGAGCAGCTCTCGCTCATCTCCAAGTACAAGAGCGAGTTCCTCGCCAACATGAGCCACGAGCTGCGCACGCCGCTCAACAGCATGCTCGTGCTCGCCAAGCTGCTCGCGGACAACACCGAGGGTCTGCTCAACGCCAAGCAGGTGGAGTACGCCGAGACCATCTACTCCTCGGGGGGAGACCTGCTCTCGCTCATCAATGAAATCCTCGATCTGTCCAAGGTGGAGGCGGGCAAGATGCAGGTGGAGCCGCGGGACGCCGCGGTGGTGGAGCTGGTGGACTTCGCGCGCCGCACCTTCGGGCCCGTGGCCGAGCAGAAGGACCTGGGCTTCATCACCGAGGTGTACCCGGACGTGGCGGCCACCGTCTTCACGGACCCCAAGCGTTTGCAGCAGATCCTCAAGAACCTGCTGTCCAACGCCTTCAAGTTCACCAGCACGGGCCAGGTGACGCTGCGCATCCGCGGGGCGGACGCGGAGGACCGCTTCTCCGCGCCCGAGCTGGTGGACGCCGAGCAGGTGCTGGCCTTCTCCGTCATCGACACGGGCATTGGCATCCCCGAGGACAAGCAGAAGCTCATCTTCGAGGCCTTCCAGCAGGCCGATGGCACCACGAGCCGCAAGTACGGGGGCACGGGCCTGGGCCTGTCCATCAGCCGCGAGCTGGCGCGGCTGCTCGGCGGGGAGATCCGGGTGAAGAGCGCCCGGGGCGAGGGCAGCACCTTCACCCTCTACCTGCCGCGCAGCTACAACGGCCTCGAGCGGGGCGCGGAGGCGCCGGCCGAGGCGGACGTGGGCTACCTGCCCATGCTCCGCGAGCTGCTGCCCCGGGGCGAGGTGCACGACCTCCCGGCGTCGTCCGTCACCTGGGTGGACGACCGCAACGAAGTGGGCCCGGAGGATCGGGTGATGCTGGTGGCGGTGGCGGATGGGGACTTCGCCAGGGGCCTGGTGGACATCGCGCACCAGGAGGGCCTCAAGGCGTTGGTGGCCCCCCGCGGTGACGTGGCGCTGTCGCTGGCCCAGCGGCTCAAGCCCTCGGCGATCGTGCTGCAACTGGATCTGCCCATCCTCGATGGGTGGAGCGTGCTGGACCGGCTCAAGCGCGACCCGCGCACCCGGAGCATTCCCGTGCAGGTGGTGAGCGTGGATCGGCTGCGCGGCGGCTCGTGCGTCGGCTGCTTCGTCTACCTCGACCGGCCCTTCTCGCCCGAGGCGCTCCGGGGCGCCTTCAGCCACCTGGTGCTCCCGGCGGACGGAGGGCCCCGGAAGCTGGGGCTCGTGGATCCCCGCTCCGAGTTGAGCGAGTGTGTACGGCAGCTCTCCGCGAGCGGGGAGTCCCTGGACATGACGGTGCTGGAGCCGTCCGCCGTCGTGGAGGCGCTGGACCGGGGCGCGGTGAACGTGGTGGCGCTGGACCTGTCCTCTCCGGGCGGACGGGGGCTGAAGCTGCTCGTGGAGCTGGTGCGCCGGCCTGGCCGCCTGCCCCCCGTGCTGCTCTACAGTGGCGCGCAGCTTCCGCCGGACGATGAGCGGCGCTTGCGGCGCTCGGCGGAGTCCGTGCTGCTCGAATCCTTTGCCCGCTCTCCGGAGGGAATGCTCGCCGAGATGGGGCGGTTCATGCGCCGCGTGGGTGAACAGTCTCGAGCCATCGCCGATGCACGTGAAACCCGGCGCCGCCTGCTCGCGGACCGGGAGGTGCTGCTGGTGGACGACGACGCCCGCAACATCTTCGCCCTCACCAGCGTCCTGGAGAACCACGGCATGCGGGTGACGTTCGCCCAGGATGGGCGTGCCGCCATGGAGCTGCTGGAGAAGAACCCGGGACTGGATGTGGTCCTGCTGGACGTGATGATGCCGGAGATGGATGGCTACCAGGCGATGCGCGCCATCCGCGCCGACCCAAGGTGGGCGTCGCTGCCGGTCATCGCCATCACGGCCCGCGCCCTCAAGGACGACCGCGAGAAGTGCCTCGAAGCGGGAGCCTCTGACTATCTTTCGAAACCGGTCGATGTCGATCGGCTGCTGGAGCTGCTTTGCCGTTGGGTGTCACCTCGCGGGGGGAACTGA
- a CDS encoding sensor histidine kinase gives MTGSREGRASLSRARILAVDDHSPNLLALEATLGDLGEVVKVQSGEEALLRLLREDFALILLDVQMPGMDGFETARLIKERERSRFIPIVFLTARSRDASHVFRGYAQGAVDYVLKPFAPEILRSKVAVFVELFLKEQQLKRQEALLRQRERETLERESAYRYRLLADAMPLCVFFADAEGRLRQGNRAWCELSGLSASEVEDLWRSEAVHSEDREGAHAAWCHSVLTGESFEVQFRMRRQEDGGFRWFLGRAVPERNGQGLITGWIITATDIDDPKRAGEALARANAAKDAFLAAASHELRTPLAAAKMQVQLAERKYGEEMSEGPRRALAGLNRQVDRMTKLVSDLLDVSRLLTGRLSLEEEEFDLVPLLRTACERLQMLTSEHSLLLDVPEWLPMWGDPGRIEQVVTNLVSNAVRYSPQGGTVRLRAWVEGGELALGVSDEGVGIPAEKLAFIFERFGQAHGARYGGLGLGLTISQGIVVQHGGRIWAESSGIEGEGSTFQVRLPLHSSEADRELSS, from the coding sequence ATGACCGGCTCTCGGGAGGGGCGCGCGAGCCTTTCCCGGGCCCGCATCCTGGCCGTTGATGATCACTCGCCCAACCTGCTCGCCCTCGAGGCGACGCTGGGAGACCTGGGCGAGGTGGTGAAGGTGCAATCCGGAGAAGAGGCCCTCCTGCGCCTGTTGCGCGAGGACTTCGCCCTCATCCTGCTGGACGTGCAGATGCCCGGCATGGATGGATTCGAGACGGCCCGGCTCATCAAGGAGCGCGAGCGCTCGCGCTTCATCCCCATCGTCTTCCTCACCGCGCGCAGCCGCGACGCCTCGCACGTGTTCCGGGGCTACGCCCAGGGCGCGGTGGACTACGTCCTCAAGCCCTTCGCGCCGGAGATCCTCCGCTCGAAGGTGGCCGTCTTCGTGGAGCTGTTCCTCAAGGAGCAGCAGCTCAAGCGCCAGGAAGCGCTGCTGCGCCAGCGCGAGCGCGAGACCCTGGAGCGCGAGAGCGCATACCGCTACCGCCTGCTGGCCGATGCCATGCCCCTGTGCGTGTTCTTCGCGGACGCCGAGGGCCGGCTGCGCCAGGGCAACCGCGCGTGGTGCGAGTTGTCCGGTCTGTCCGCCAGCGAGGTGGAGGACTTATGGCGCTCGGAGGCCGTGCACTCCGAGGACCGCGAGGGCGCGCACGCGGCCTGGTGCCACTCGGTGCTCACCGGTGAGTCCTTCGAGGTGCAGTTCCGGATGCGCCGCCAGGAGGACGGTGGCTTCCGCTGGTTCCTGGGCCGGGCCGTGCCGGAGCGCAATGGCCAGGGGCTCATCACCGGGTGGATCATCACCGCCACGGACATCGACGACCCGAAGCGCGCGGGAGAGGCCCTGGCGCGGGCGAACGCGGCGAAGGATGCCTTCCTGGCGGCGGCCTCGCACGAGCTGCGCACTCCCCTGGCGGCGGCGAAGATGCAGGTGCAGCTCGCCGAGCGTAAATATGGCGAGGAGATGAGCGAGGGGCCGCGCCGGGCGCTCGCGGGGCTCAACCGGCAGGTGGACCGGATGACGAAGCTCGTGTCGGATCTGCTCGACGTGAGCCGGCTGCTCACCGGCCGTCTGTCGTTGGAGGAGGAGGAGTTCGACCTGGTGCCGCTCCTGCGCACCGCGTGCGAGCGCCTGCAGATGCTCACCTCCGAGCACTCGTTGCTCCTCGACGTCCCCGAGTGGTTGCCCATGTGGGGCGACCCGGGACGCATCGAGCAGGTGGTGACCAACCTCGTGTCCAACGCCGTGCGTTACTCGCCGCAAGGCGGCACGGTGCGGTTGCGCGCGTGGGTGGAAGGGGGGGAGCTGGCGCTGGGGGTGAGCGACGAGGGCGTCGGCATTCCCGCGGAGAAGCTGGCGTTCATCTTCGAGCGCTTCGGTCAGGCCCATGGCGCGCGCTATGGCGGGCTGGGGCTGGGGCTGACGATTTCGCAGGGCATCGTCGTGCAGCACGGCGGACGCATCTGGGCGGAGTCCTCGGGCATCGAGGGCGAGGGCAGCACCTTCCAGGTCCGCCTGCCCCTGCATTCCAGCGAGGCGGACCGCGAGCTCTCCTCCTGA
- the kynU gene encoding kynureninase yields MSGEFEPGEAFARRMDAEDPLRSFREEFLFPVHGDGHELYLLGNSLGLQPRKAREYVLAAMEDWARLGVDGHFKGSPPWMEFHVGLGEQMARVVGARPEEVVVMNTLTVNLHLMMVSFYRPTPERSKILMEASAFPSDQYAVAAQVRHHGYAPERTVIPLAPRPGEETLRHEDILDTLERHGKEIALVLLGNVNYLTGQAFDMAAITRAAHRQGCRVGFDLAHAAGNLRLSLHEDGPDFAVWCSYKYLNGGPGALGGVFIHERHLRDASLHRLPGWWGNDRGTRFQMKPDFEPAPGAEGWVLSNPPIIQMAALRASLELFDRATMPALRAKSEKLTGYLEFLIDRLPEGFVRSLTSRDPGQRGAHLSLRFTKDPQRMLETLRAEGIHCDFRYPDIIRAAPVPLYNSFLDVHRFVSVLERYARG; encoded by the coding sequence ATGAGTGGTGAGTTCGAGCCCGGCGAGGCGTTCGCCCGGCGCATGGACGCGGAGGATCCGTTGCGCTCCTTCCGCGAGGAGTTCCTCTTTCCCGTCCATGGTGACGGGCACGAGCTGTACCTGCTGGGCAACTCCCTGGGCCTTCAGCCGCGCAAGGCGAGGGAGTACGTGCTGGCGGCCATGGAGGACTGGGCGCGGCTGGGCGTGGACGGCCACTTCAAGGGCTCGCCGCCGTGGATGGAGTTCCACGTCGGCCTGGGCGAGCAGATGGCGCGGGTGGTGGGCGCGCGGCCCGAGGAAGTGGTGGTGATGAACACCCTCACGGTGAACCTGCACCTGATGATGGTGTCCTTCTACCGGCCCACTCCCGAGCGCTCGAAGATCCTCATGGAGGCGAGCGCCTTTCCCTCGGACCAGTACGCGGTGGCCGCGCAGGTGCGCCACCACGGGTACGCGCCGGAGCGGACGGTGATTCCGCTCGCGCCCCGCCCGGGGGAGGAGACGCTGCGCCACGAGGACATCCTCGACACGCTGGAGCGGCACGGGAAGGAGATCGCCCTGGTGCTGCTGGGCAACGTGAACTACCTCACCGGCCAGGCCTTCGACATGGCGGCCATCACCCGCGCGGCGCACCGGCAGGGCTGCCGGGTGGGGTTCGATCTGGCGCACGCCGCGGGCAACCTGCGGCTGTCCCTGCACGAGGACGGGCCGGACTTCGCCGTGTGGTGCTCGTACAAGTACCTCAATGGGGGCCCGGGCGCGCTGGGCGGTGTCTTCATCCACGAGCGCCACCTGCGCGATGCGTCCCTGCACCGGCTGCCGGGCTGGTGGGGTAACGACAGGGGCACGCGCTTCCAGATGAAGCCGGACTTCGAGCCCGCGCCGGGCGCCGAGGGCTGGGTGCTGTCCAATCCGCCCATCATCCAGATGGCGGCCCTGCGCGCCTCGCTGGAGCTCTTCGATCGCGCGACGATGCCGGCCCTGCGCGCCAAGAGCGAGAAGCTCACGGGCTACCTGGAGTTCCTCATCGACCGGCTCCCGGAGGGCTTCGTGCGCAGCCTCACGTCCAGGGATCCGGGACAGCGCGGCGCCCACCTGTCGCTGCGCTTCACGAAGGATCCCCAGCGCATGCTGGAGACGCTGCGCGCGGAGGGCATCCACTGCGACTTCCGCTACCCGGACATCATCCGCGCCGCGCCCGTGCCCCTCTACAACAGCTTCCTGGACGTCCACCGCTTCGTGAGCGTGCTCGAGCGCTACGCGCGCGGCTGA
- a CDS encoding alpha/beta hydrolase, with amino-acid sequence MNPTWMLETPAPPADQRISYGGITHQFGDLRLPPGKGPHPVVVVVHGGFWRARYDLEHVGHLCADLTRRGLATWSLEYRRVGHPDGGWKGTFEDVALGTDFLRTLATRHPLDLQRVVIIGHSAGGHLALWLAARGRLQAGQPLHTDKPLKPRGAVSLAGVVDLERAFTLRLGDGIVESFLGGTPTQVPERYRLGSPSALLPLGVQQVLVHGTEDDTVPVSLSEGYQQRAASLGEKVRLVRLPGAGHFEVINPKAREWPQIVEAIQSLL; translated from the coding sequence ATGAACCCCACCTGGATGCTGGAGACCCCCGCGCCGCCCGCCGATCAGCGGATTTCCTACGGCGGCATCACCCACCAGTTCGGCGACCTGCGACTGCCCCCAGGCAAGGGCCCCCACCCCGTGGTGGTGGTGGTGCACGGCGGCTTCTGGCGCGCGCGCTATGACCTGGAGCACGTGGGACACCTGTGCGCGGACCTCACCCGGCGGGGGCTGGCCACCTGGAGCCTCGAGTACCGGCGCGTGGGCCATCCGGACGGTGGCTGGAAGGGTACCTTCGAGGACGTGGCGCTCGGCACCGACTTCCTGCGCACCCTCGCCACACGCCACCCCCTGGATCTCCAGCGCGTGGTCATCATCGGACACTCCGCCGGAGGCCACCTGGCGCTCTGGCTCGCGGCTCGGGGACGGCTCCAGGCCGGACAGCCCCTGCACACGGACAAGCCGCTCAAGCCCCGGGGCGCCGTCTCGCTCGCGGGCGTGGTGGACCTGGAGCGTGCCTTCACCCTGCGCCTGGGCGACGGCATCGTCGAGTCCTTCCTCGGGGGCACCCCCACCCAGGTACCCGAGCGCTACCGGCTCGGCTCTCCCTCGGCGCTGCTGCCCCTGGGCGTCCAGCAGGTGCTCGTCCACGGCACCGAGGACGACACCGTGCCGGTGAGCCTCAGCGAGGGCTACCAGCAGCGGGCCGCCTCGCTCGGGGAGAAGGTGCGGCTGGTGCGCCTGCCCGGGGCGGGACACTTCGAGGTCATCAACCCCAAGGCCCGCGAGTGGCCCCAGATCGTCGAGGCCATCCAGTCCCTGCTGTGA
- a CDS encoding glucose-6-phosphate isomerase — MTERQLWERYQKHLCGVESVGLTLDVSRMNFTDDFLARMRGPLDKAFDAMEALEKGAIANPDEKRRVGHYWLRAPELAPEPALTKDIQDTVAAINAFAGDVHAGRVKPPGATRFTRVLLVGIGGSALGPQLVADALGSTADKMQVFFLDNTDPDGMDRVFAQLGDSLRETLAVVISKSGGTKETRNGMVEAERAWKRQGLDFGAHAVAVTGEGSELDRVAKQGKWLRTFPMWDWVGGRTSVLSAVGLLPARLQGLDTDGMLAGARDMDVATRVRDGVRNPAALLALMWFHAGGGRGQKDMVILPYKDRLLLLSKYLQQLVMESLGKELDVSGAVVNQGIAVYGNKGSTDQHAYVQQLREGVNNFFATFVEVLKDREGESMQVESDITSGDYLLGFLLGTRRALFEKGRESMTITVQDVSARTLGALVALYERAVGLYATLVNINAYHQPGVEAGKKAAGVVLELQRKVLARLRAEPAKAQTAEELARAVGAADEVETVFKVLEHLAANAPAGVRREPGSSRFDARFRAS; from the coding sequence ATGACCGAGCGTCAATTGTGGGAGCGCTACCAGAAGCACCTGTGCGGGGTGGAGTCCGTGGGGCTGACGCTGGACGTGTCTCGGATGAACTTCACCGATGACTTCCTCGCGCGCATGCGCGGCCCGTTGGACAAGGCATTCGACGCGATGGAGGCCCTGGAGAAGGGCGCCATCGCCAACCCGGACGAGAAGCGCCGCGTGGGCCACTACTGGCTGCGCGCTCCCGAACTCGCGCCCGAGCCCGCGCTGACCAAGGACATCCAGGACACGGTGGCGGCGATCAACGCCTTCGCCGGGGACGTGCACGCGGGCCGGGTGAAGCCTCCGGGCGCCACGCGCTTCACCCGCGTGCTGCTGGTGGGCATTGGCGGCTCGGCGCTCGGACCGCAGCTCGTGGCGGACGCGCTCGGCTCGACCGCGGACAAGATGCAGGTGTTCTTCCTCGACAACACGGACCCGGACGGCATGGACCGCGTGTTCGCGCAGCTGGGCGATTCCCTGCGCGAGACGCTCGCCGTGGTCATCAGCAAGTCGGGCGGCACCAAGGAGACGCGCAACGGCATGGTGGAGGCCGAGCGCGCCTGGAAGCGTCAGGGCCTGGACTTCGGCGCGCACGCGGTGGCGGTGACGGGCGAGGGCAGCGAGCTGGATCGTGTCGCCAAACAGGGCAAGTGGCTGCGCACCTTCCCCATGTGGGACTGGGTGGGCGGGCGCACCTCGGTGCTGTCGGCGGTGGGCCTGCTGCCCGCGCGGCTGCAGGGGCTGGACACGGACGGAATGCTCGCGGGCGCGCGGGACATGGACGTGGCCACGCGCGTGCGTGACGGGGTGCGCAACCCCGCCGCGCTCCTGGCGCTCATGTGGTTCCACGCGGGTGGGGGCCGGGGCCAGAAGGACATGGTCATCCTGCCGTACAAGGACCGGCTCCTGCTCCTGTCCAAGTACCTCCAGCAGCTGGTGATGGAGTCGTTGGGCAAGGAGCTGGACGTGTCGGGCGCGGTGGTCAACCAGGGCATCGCCGTCTACGGCAACAAGGGCTCCACGGACCAGCACGCCTACGTGCAGCAGTTGCGCGAGGGGGTGAACAACTTCTTCGCCACCTTCGTGGAGGTGCTCAAGGACCGCGAGGGCGAGTCCATGCAGGTGGAGTCGGACATCACCAGCGGCGACTACCTGCTCGGCTTCCTGCTCGGCACGCGGCGGGCGCTCTTCGAGAAGGGCCGCGAGTCGATGACGATCACCGTGCAGGACGTGAGCGCGCGGACGCTGGGCGCCCTCGTCGCCCTGTACGAGCGCGCGGTGGGGCTCTACGCGACGTTGGTGAACATCAACGCCTACCACCAGCCCGGCGTGGAGGCCGGCAAGAAGGCCGCGGGTGTGGTGTTGGAGTTGCAGCGCAAGGTGCTGGCGCGGCTGCGCGCGGAGCCCGCCAAGGCCCAGACCGCCGAGGAGCTGGCGCGCGCGGTGGGGGCCGCGGACGAGGTGGAGACGGTGTTCAAGGTACTGGAGCACCTGGCGGCCAACGCGCCCGCGGGCGTGCGGCGTGAGCCGGGCTCCAGCCGCTTCGACGCCCGCTTCCGCGCGAGCTGA